Proteins encoded by one window of Leishmania infantum JPCM5 genome chromosome 32:
- a CDS encoding putative superoxide dismutase, translating into MHTPKADIQMGRFNFMDQYNEFRNRSGRVPDYYVEKYRKTYWRVDEYIRRSENYIQSQGFFYLPTLEFPWYKGCMPLMSSYQIRVHYGRHHRTYVEKLNQLIEGTPLYGMQLDALIAKSADDSQLKGVYNNAAQHYNHSFFWKCIQPYGSNIPPDLSAAVSAQYGSVEKFEKQFITAAQNLFGSGWVYWVYDKKAGAFDIVSYGNAGCPLTNYEYTPLLCVDVWEHAYYIDYENKRPEYLSKYFDVVDWHWAERHWKRATDQEYHEMKFW; encoded by the coding sequence ATGCACACCCCAAAGGCGGACATTCAGATGGGCCGCTTCAACTTTATGGACCAATACAACGAGTTCCGCAACCGTTCCGGTCGTGTGCCGGACTACTACGTAGAAAAGTACCGCAAGACGTACTGGCGCGTAGACGAGTACATTCGCCGCTCCGAGAACTACATCCAGTCACAGGGCTTCTTCTACCTACCCACGCTGGAGTTTCCGTGGTACAAGGGCTGCATGCCGCTCATGTCATCATACCAGATTCGCGTGCACTACGGCCGCCACCATCGCACCTACGTAGAGAAGCTTAACCAACTCATCGAGGGCACGCCGCTCTACGGGATGCAGCTCGACGCATTGATTGCGAAAAGCGCCGACGACTCCCAGCTGAAGGGCGTCTACAACAACGCTGCACAGCACTACAATCACTCCTTCTTCTGGAAGTGTATCCAGCCGTACGGCAGCAACATCCCGCCAGACCTGTCCGCGGCGGTGTCTGCGCAGTACGGCTCCGTCGAGAAGTTCGAGAAGCAGTTTATCACTGCAGCGCAGAACCTCTTTGGCAGCGGCTGGGTCTACTGGGTTTACGACAAGAAGGCTGGCGCCTTCGATATCGTCTCCTACGGCAACGCTGGCTGCCCGCTGACAAACTACGAGTACACACCGCTACTGTGCGTCGATGTGTGGGAGCATGCGTATTACATCGACTACGAGAACAAGCGCCCCGAGTACCTTTCCAAGTACTTTGATGTAGTGGACTGGCACTGGGCTGAGCGCCACTGGAAGCGCGCCACTGACCAGGAGTATCACGAGATGAAGTTCTGGTAG
- the CD gene encoding putative cysteine desulfhydrase translates to MPHQSSDQCSVETKLGRVGRNPDEQWGFINCPIYRGSTVLYKSVDDALKRRSPYWYGTAGNPTVTNLQNAWTALTGGAGSIVVSSGMQAIAYALLAAANSGDNILVADAVYLPTRNLCDNFLVTKGITTTYYDPCITADELRELLHQKPNTTVIFMESPGSQTFEIQDVPMICAVAREFNVTTIIDNTWATPIFFDALGIGCDISVEAGTKYVGGHSDLLLGLISANEKWYPKLRGFMNLLQSVPGNEDCYLGLRGLRTMYIRLKEAEKRGLEMARFMESREEVLKVLHPAFPSCRGHEIWRRDFTGSSGLFSIVLRPKYALQDVERMIGSYKLFSIGFSWGGFESLVMCFDCTTYRTATTFAPGGILLRFQIGLESLEDLKQDLCQGFDKLRGESMGC, encoded by the coding sequence ATGCCACATCAGTCATCTGATCAATGCTCTGTCGAGACCAAGCTGGGCCGTGTCGGCCGCAACCCGGATGAGCAATGGGGCTTCATCAACTGCCCCATCTACCGCGGTTCCACCGTCCTCTATAAGAGCGTCGATGACGCACTGAAGCGCCGCTCCCCGTACTGGTACGGCACCGCTGGCAACCCCACCGTGACGAACCTGCAGAACGCCTGGACTGCGCTcaccggcggtgctggcagTATTGTCGTGTCGTCGGGCATGCAGGCGATAGCgtacgcgctgctggcggccgcgAACAGCGGTGACAATATTCTTGTGGCGGACGCAGTCTATCTGCCCACCCGTAACCTGTGCGACAACTTCTTGGTGACCAAGGGCATCACCACGACCTACTACGATCCCTGCATCACGGCAGACGAGCTGCGTGAGCTGCTCCACCAGAAGCCCAACACCACCGTAATCTTCATGGAGTCACCGGGGTCGCAGACCTTCGAAATCCAGGATGTGCCGATGATCTGCGCTGTGGCACGCGAATTCAACGTTACGACGATCATCGACAACACTTGGGCCACTCCCATCTTTTTTGACGCTCTCGGCATAGGGTGCGACATCTCGGTGGAGGCTGGCACCAAGTACGTCGGCGGCCACTCAGACCTGCTGCTGGGTCTCATCTCAGCCAACGAGAAGTGGTACCCAAAGCTGCGGGGGTTCATGAACCTCTTGCAGTCGGTGCCCGGCAACGAGGACTGCTACCTGGGGCTGCGGGGGCTTCGCACCATGTACATTCGCCtcaaggaggcggagaagcgcgGGCTCGAGATGGCGCGCTTCATGGAGAGCCGCGAGGAGGTACTCAAGGTGCTGCACCCGGCGTTCCCCAGCTGTCGTGGCCACGAGATCTGGAGGCGCGACTTCACCGGCTCCTCCGGCCTCTTCTCGATCGTGCTGCGCCCCAAGTACGCGCTGCAGGACGTGGAGCGGATGATCGGCAGCTACAAGCTCTTCAGCATAGGCTTTTCATGGGGCGGCTTCGAGAGTCTTGTAATGTGCTTCGACTGCACCACGTACCGCACGGCAACCACCTTCGCCCCTGGTggcatcctcctccgttTCCAGATCGGCCTCGAGAGCTTGGAGGATCTCAAGCAGGACCTCTGCCAGGGTTTCGACAAGCTGCGCGGAGAGTCGATGGGCTGCTAA